A stretch of Fusarium poae strain DAOMC 252244 chromosome 2, whole genome shotgun sequence DNA encodes these proteins:
- a CDS encoding hypothetical protein (TransMembrane:1 (o77-101i)) — protein sequence MTFPMTTWCAWEAKQTMRVPALSADIRDAIAGYHSSSTGGTVAFHKILETRVLLDGLPSHVHGEEQHPTNARAPKMVIWMMSFCVFLFNCFCYATTSFLLVKVAATSVFVLLVQGDVARKDHQSLEDMLNVSNQILPPEIF from the exons ATGACCTTTCCCATGACGACCTGGTGCGCATGGGAGGCCAAACAGACGATGCGTGTGCCAGCACTCAGCGCCGATATTCGAGACGCCATCGCAGGTTATCATAGCTCTTCAACGGGCGGTACCGTCGCCTTTCACAAGATCCTTGAGAC ACGAGTTTTACTTGACGGCTTACCATCCCACGTCCACGGCGAGGAGCAACATCCGACTAATGCTCGGGCGCCTAAAATGGTAATTTGGATGATGTCGTTCTGCGTATTCTTGTTCAACTGTTTTTGTTATGCCACCACTTCGTTCCTCCTCGTCAAGGTTGCAGCAACATCAGTCTTCGTCCTACTGGTCCAAGGCGACGTAGCTCGCAAAGACCACCAGTCACTTGAAGATATGCTCAACGTCTCAAATCAAATCTTACCTCCGGAAATATTCTGA
- a CDS encoding hypothetical protein (MEROPS:MER0004931), whose protein sequence is MSSRVTRLKVSMAREGISVMVLSKPEHICYLTGFNATIWSHPAFAILTEDSAKPILLANALRKHKAENTPGVRINHFYGHWFGAEPTASNWPEALQILVAQGSSVGKRIGIERKFISLDFYDALTSALPDAKFVGVDDLLQECRSVKDEDEIANARIAAKIAGAGLAAAKERAHAGGSEYETFFAAKCAMYKLWSKTYPDADIHGFGSLEGGKFDGFDVWVLFGERKFMQTASPTSRRLEDGEAGSVLIWSVINGRHVELEDTVWKGELSNSEKTAIADANEIRGAVVELIRPGLPLSAPYEKACEMLAERGYTKPARIGHNVGLGPHEQGSIDGFAAGSFKAGMIVAIEPNANIRGRFKTQISRTYLVTSESCECLNPESDG, encoded by the coding sequence ATGTCAAGCCGAGTAACTCGTCTTAAAGTCAGCATGGCGAGAGAAGGCATCAGCGTGATGGTGCTGTCGAAACCCGAACACATTTGCTACTTGACTGGCTTCAACGCGACCATTTGGTCCCACCCCGCATTCGCGATTTTGACAGAGGATAGTGCCAAACCTATCCTTCTTGCAAACGCACTCCGCAAACACAAAGCTGAGAACACTCCCGGCGTTCGCATCAATCACTTCTACGGACATTGGTTCGGCGCTGAACCGACAGCGTCAAACTGGCCTGAGGCACTGCAAATCCTCGTCGCCCAGGGAAGCTCTGTGGGAAAGAGGATCGGGATTGAGCGCAAGTTCATTTCACTGGATTTCTACGATGCTTTGACGAGCGCACTGCCGGATGCGAAATTCGTTGGAGTCGACGACCTCCTGCAAGAATGCCGGAGCgtcaaggatgaggatgaaatcGCGAATGCACGTATCGCTGCTAAGATcgccggcgccggcttagcTGCAGCGAAAGAACGAGCCCATGCCGGGGGTAGCGAGTACGAAACATTCTTCGCCGCCAAATGCGCAATGTACAAGTTGTGGAGCAAAACCTATCCCGATGCCGACATCCACGGCTTTGGCTCGTTGGAAGGCGGCAAATTTGACGGATTTGATGTTTGGGTTCTTTTTGGTGAACGAAAATTCATGCAGACCGCCTCACCCACCTCGCGCAGACTCGAAGATGGAGAGGCGGGTTCAGTGCTGATCTGGAGCGTCATCAATGGGAGGCATGTTGAATTGGAGGACACCGTCTGGAAGGGAGAACTGTCCAACTCAGAAAAGACGGCAATCGCGGACGCAAATGAGATTCGTGGCGCAGTCGTTGAATTAATTCGACCTGGGTTACCTCTCTCTGCTCCGTACGAAAAGGCTTGCGAGATGCTGGCGGAGCGCGGCTACACAAAACCCGCCCGTATCGGTCACAATGTCGGACTCGGTCCGCATGAACAAGGTTCAATCGACGGCTTTGCTGCAGGCTCATTCAAAGCCGGAATGATTGTTGCGATTGAACCTAACGCCAATATCCGGGGAAGGTTCAAGACTCAAATATCAAGAACTTACCTCGTAACAAGCGAGTCATGCGAGTGTCTGAATCCCGAAAGCGACGGTTAA
- a CDS encoding hypothetical protein (TransMembrane:14 (i25-42o62-80i92-112o118-139i151-175o181-201i222-243o249-269i281-304o324-342i354-373o379-403i424-442o481-499i)) — protein MAAQQLTKDEQALHDQTNLLPRRQLVVALATLSASLLLVTIDQNGISVALPTIAHDLNAESTISWAGTASLVSNTCFQMLYGRLSDVFGRKVVFISAVLLLCVADLLCSLSRNAIMFYVFRAIAGVGGGGVQNLCNIIISDIVTLEQRGKIQGVIGATVGLGNVVGPFIAAGMISQTSWRAFFWLLSPLLFCTAVLAYFFLPSKPATTRFWEGISKIDWMGTVVSGTGIILLLIPISGGGSYFSWDSPLSISMLTVGGTLFIAFIVWEWKWAKLPMMPVNIYGNITLSIMLAQNFLFGAVYQSYLYYVPLYLQNPHHYNAITSAALYTPLVGAQMLASIVSGQYISRRLRYGEVLKTGFALWTLGAGLALIFSRHTSPAVIAVILAVVGTGVGCIFQPTLIALQAHSPKSRRAVIISSRNFYRCMGGACGLAFSAAVLQSRLSGTLPTEYKSLASSTYVLPDSMREKPGVLDAYMSASHSVFVLQVPLIGMCLLGTAFIRDRGLDPVKGS, from the exons ATGGCGGCTCAACAGCTCACCAAAGATGAACAGGCTCTTCACGACCAAACCAACCTTCTTCCACGCCGCCAACTGGTCGTTGCTCTCGCGACCCTCTCCGCCTCACTCCTTCTCGTCACCATTGATCAAAACGGCATCTCAGTCGCTCTTCCCACCATCGCCCACGACCTCAACGCCGAGAGCACTATCTCTTGGGCCGGAACAGCCAGTCTAGTCTCCAACACATGTTTTCAGATGCTCTATGGCAGGCTATCGGACGTGTTTGGTCGCAAGGTCGTGTTCATATCTGCTGTTCTACTACTCTGCGTCGCAGATTTGCTATGTTCGCTTAGCCGCAATGCAATCATGTTTTACGTCTTCAGGGCCATTGCAGGTgttggaggtggtggtgtgCAGAATCTCTGCAACATCATTATCTCGGATATTGTTACTCTTGAGCAGAGAGGCAAGATCCAAGGTGTTATTGGGGCTACGGTTGGGCTTGGCAATGTCGTTGGTCCATTCATTGCGGCAGGGATGATAAGCCAAACATCATGGAGAGCGTTCTTCTGGCTTCTATCACCGTTATTGTTCTGCACAGCGGTGCTCGCTtatttcttccttccttctaaGCCTGCTACTACTAGGTTTTGGGAGGGGATTAGCAAGATTGATTGGATGGGCACAGTGGTGTCAGGTACTGGGatcattcttcttcttattccTATTTCTGGAG GAGGATCGTACTTTTCCTGGGACTCTCCTCTATCGATTAGTATGCTCACTGTTGGCGGCACATTATTTATCGCCTTTATCGTATGGGAGTGGAAATGGGCGAAGCTTCCCATGATGCCGG TCAACATCTACGGAAACATAACCCTGTCCATAATGTTGGCCCAGAACTTCCTGTTTGGTGCTGTCTATCAGTCTTACCTTTACTACGTTCCTCTCTACCTCCAGAACCCGCACCATTACAACGCGATTACTTCTGCAGCACTCTACACCCCCTTGGTGGGTGCCCAGATGCTCGCTTCTATCGTCTCAGGACAGTACATTAGTCGTCGTTTAAGATACGGCGAGGTGCTCAAGACTGGCTTTGCGTTATGGACTCT AGGGGCGGGTCTTGCTCTAATCTTCAGCCGTCATACTAGCCCTGCTGTCATCGCTGTTATTTTAGCCGTCGTTGGCACAGGAGTTGGGTGTATCTTTCAACCCACCCTGATTGCCCTTCAAGCACATTCGCCAAAGAGCCGCCGTGCTGTCATCATCTCCAGTCGAAACTTCTATCGTTGTATGGGTGGTGCCTGTGGCCTTGCTTTCTCGGCTGCAGTACTCCAGTCTCGTCTAAGTGGAACCCTTCCAACGGAGTATAAAAGTCTTGCCAGCTCAACATATGTTTTGCCAGACTCGATGCGTGAGAAGCCTGGTGTTCTGGATGCCTACATGTCTGCGAGTCATAGTGTATTTGTACTGCAAGTGCCTCTGATTGGAATGTGTTTGCTTGGTACTGCCTTTATTCGGGATCGTGGCCTAGATCCAGTCAAAGGTAGTTAG
- a CDS encoding hypothetical protein (TransMembrane:4 (o27-47i124-142o217-237i357-379o)~BUSCO:25489at5125) has translation MPALDLRPTRKGPLGLDSVPEILRPLIRAYLLGYASAVAPRLLTLVLQHVAKRRRKTATQLSLDLDDSSFFKSVLRIVKTGFNPQRFPTFCAILAGGTTILQEPLKNILEKTAKGLSEAGRLRLARWLATFLAAWFGLRLLHSYKGRAYTETVPPKAGSAPDAEPQTVRFAGRTMDLTLFAVTRALDVVVGDVWARHKARRWVSNKWTKTERFVSRFVDPLVFAASSGLVMWAWFYYPKRLPRSYSKWITSAASVDLRLIKAFRRCHTGEFQYGKETGQAHLLQGMCADYEWPLAWGDPAVVVPIPCQMVHMSSGPSCECHAISRFWRSWKWSMATYLPLTLTLTLRNPSRKALRRAIASSCRSSSFLATFITLFYYGVCLSRTRIGPQLPGGTTTERRQQMDSGICVGTGCFLCGWSILIETESRRKDIALFVAPRALATVLPRRYSLDKEWLERLAFAISTAIVFTCVSENPDRVRGVFGKMLKMVLSA, from the exons ATGCCTGCACTTGATCTACGGCCTACCCGTAAAGGCCCCCTGGGGCTCGATTCTGTCCCCGAGATCCTCCGCCCGTTGATTCGGGCCTATCTTTTGGGCTATGCATCTGCCGTTGCGCCCCGGCTCTTGACGTTAGTGTTACAGCATGTTGCCAAGAGGAGACGAAAGACAGCCACCCAACTCTCTCTGGACCTTGATGATAGCTCGTTCTTCAAGTCTGTATTACGCATAGTGAAGACTGGATTCAATCCACAGCGATTTCCAACTTTCTGTGCTATTTTGGCCGGTGGCACTACTATCTTGCAG GAACCCTTGAAGAATATTCTAGAGAAAACTGCCAAAGGTCTCAGTGAGGCAGGTCGTTTGAG ACTGGCGAGATGGCTAGCTACGTTCCTTGCTGCATGGTTTGGTCTGCGTCTTCTGCACTCCTACAAGGGCCGAGCATACACAGAAACAGTGCCGCCGAAGGCGGGATCGGCCCCTGATGCGGAACCTCAGACTGTCAGGTTCGCTGGCCGAACAATGGATCTAACCCTGTTTGCTGTTACTAGAGCCCtcgatgttgttgttggggATGTTTGGGCAAGGCATAAGGCCCGACGCTGGGTCTCCAACAAGTGGACAAAG ACCGAACGATTCGTTTCCAGATTCGTTGACCCCCTGGTCTTTGCTGCCTCCTCAGGCCTTGTGATGTGGGCTTGGTTCTATTATCCAAAACGGCTTCCACGGAGTTACAGCAAATGGATCACGTCGGCAGCCTCCGTGGATCTACGTCTCATTAAGGCCTTTCGACGTTGTCACACAGGCGAATTTCAGTATGGCAAAGAGACGGGACAGGCACATCTTCTTCAGGGAATGTGCGCTGACTATGAATGGCCCCTTGCCTGGGGAGATCCCGCCGTTGTCGTGCCCATTCCGTGTCAAATGGTTCATATGTCGAGCGGGCCTTCATGTGAGTGCCATGCCATCAGTCGTTTCTGGCGGTCTTGGAAGTGGTCAATGGCCACATACCTACCCTTGACACTCACCCTCACTCTACGTAACCCGTCCCGCAAAGCTTTGCGTCGGGCCATTGCCTCATCTTGCCGTTCATCTAGTTTTCTCGCGACCTTCATCACCCTTTTCTACTATGGCGTCTGTCTTAGTCGCACACGCATCGGACCTCAGCTCCCTGGCGGCACCACTACTGAGCGTCGCCAACAGATGGACAGTGGAATTTGTGTTGGCACCGGCTGTTTTCTCTGTGGTTGGAGCATTTTGATTGAGACAGAAAGCCGGAGGAAGGATATCGCATTGTTTGTGGCCCCGCGAGCCCTGGCTACGGTCCTACCTCGACGATATTCGCTGGACAAGGAGTGGCTAGAGAGACTGGCGTTCGCAATCAGCACAGCAATCGTATTTACCTGCGTTTCAGAAAATCCCGACCGAGTAAGAGGTGTTTTTGGAAAGATGCTCAAAATGGTCCTCAGCGCATAG